In Pyxidicoccus xibeiensis, the following proteins share a genomic window:
- a CDS encoding endonuclease/exonuclease/phosphatase family protein gives MQRKTGELRVMTFNIQSGARGLEGVANVIRASVPDVVALQEVDVGSTRAGGLDQAAELSRLTGLKYRAHFRTTDLYGGAYGLALLSRFPLEALAQYPLPVPRGAEPRALAHAVVAVDGREVSVYLTHLIRRPFNADARVRQSALVARLLAADARPKLLLGDLNDDPDSRPIRLLRRGMRDVVAATGKAEGTYPMPFLLPTLRIDYVLACDAFTPVASRVLRVGVSDHYPVVADLRLKPEDPSVVAERAAREGAAVGSAP, from the coding sequence GTGCAGCGCAAGACGGGCGAGCTGCGGGTGATGACCTTCAACATCCAGTCCGGCGCTCGCGGGCTGGAGGGCGTGGCCAACGTCATCCGCGCCTCGGTGCCGGACGTCGTCGCGCTGCAGGAGGTGGACGTCGGCTCCACGCGCGCGGGGGGCCTGGACCAGGCGGCGGAGCTGTCCCGCCTCACCGGCCTGAAGTACCGCGCCCACTTCCGCACCACGGACCTCTACGGCGGCGCCTACGGCCTGGCGCTGCTGTCCCGCTTCCCGCTGGAGGCGCTGGCGCAGTACCCACTGCCGGTGCCCCGGGGCGCGGAGCCTCGCGCGCTGGCCCACGCGGTGGTGGCGGTGGACGGGCGCGAGGTGAGCGTCTATCTCACCCACCTCATCCGCCGGCCCTTCAACGCGGACGCGCGCGTGCGGCAGAGCGCGCTGGTGGCCCGGCTGCTGGCGGCCGACGCGCGGCCCAAGCTGCTGCTGGGAGACTTGAACGACGACCCGGACTCGCGGCCCATCCGCCTGCTGCGGCGGGGCATGCGGGACGTGGTGGCCGCCACGGGGAAGGCCGAGGGCACCTACCCCATGCCCTTCCTGCTGCCCACGCTGCGCATCGACTACGTGCTGGCGTGTGACGCCTTCACGCCGGTGGCCAGCCGGGTGCTGCGCGTGGGCGTGTCGGACCACTACCCGGTGGTGGCGGACCTGCGGCTGAAGCCGGAGGACCCGTCGGTGGTGGCCGAGCGCGCCGCCCGGGAGGGCGCCGCCGTCGGCTCCGCGCCTTGA
- a CDS encoding MXAN_6652 family MXYO-CTERM-anchored protein, with amino-acid sequence MRSSLSSLRAAGVMAACLVSSAALANSIGISGRSGKQQGQTCTASGCHAAPAGTTNPTVTLEGPESLAPGATGNYRLIVRGGPGVRAGFNVAVDGSNDAKLGATSGTRLLSGEVTHSAPKAFANGEAVFDFTLVAPASGSTLTLYGAGNSANFNQTEAGDASGTDTLQIKVGDGGGGGGDDEGGCAAAGGAPLLGAALLLLGARLRRRR; translated from the coding sequence ATGCGGTCGTCTCTCTCGTCTCTCCGGGCTGCCGGCGTCATGGCGGCGTGCCTCGTCTCCAGCGCTGCACTCGCCAACTCCATCGGCATCTCCGGTCGCAGCGGCAAGCAGCAGGGGCAGACGTGCACTGCCTCCGGGTGTCACGCCGCCCCCGCCGGCACGACCAACCCCACGGTGACGCTGGAGGGCCCTGAGAGCCTCGCGCCGGGCGCCACCGGCAACTACCGGCTCATCGTCCGCGGCGGTCCGGGCGTCCGGGCGGGCTTCAACGTGGCGGTGGATGGCAGCAACGACGCGAAGCTCGGCGCGACCTCTGGCACGCGGCTGCTCAGCGGCGAGGTGACGCACAGCGCCCCCAAGGCCTTCGCCAACGGCGAGGCCGTCTTCGACTTCACGCTGGTGGCGCCGGCCTCCGGGAGCACCCTCACCCTCTACGGTGCCGGCAACTCGGCCAACTTCAACCAGACGGAGGCGGGTGACGCCTCCGGCACCGATACGCTCCAGATCAAGGTGGGCGATGGCGGCGGCGGCGGTGGCGACGACGAGGGTGGCTGCGCGGCCGCCGGTGGCGCGCCGCTGCTGGGCGCCGCGCTGCTGCTGCTGGGCGCTCGCCTGCGCCGCCGTCGCTAG